The DNA window ataaattaattattaattttatattttataagactaAAAGAGTGCTTTTCGCACAATATTAAGTAGAATGCCAACATTAAAAATCCTATGtcatattgattaattatattcttgaataATTGACATTCTCtctgcaaatttaaaaaaaaaattaatttaattaaataaaatttatgtatatttataaattacattcacACATAAACatcaatctttaatatatttcgaaaacatTGATGTATAAAGCTTGGCTATACTATggcaattaaatttgatgaaacGTGTCTTCATTGTTGCAAGTGGGTTGATGGATTGGGGATCGGGACAAAGGGATCGAATTGGCAAGGCGGCACAAGGACATCTCATCGACATCGCTAGTATCCCGATGTAAATGAGAGGAACGTTTATCGTAGCAAAGTTTACCAGAATTGCCGATTACGTGAATCTTAAATTAGCATAGAATCCGTAGCTTCGATTGTGATTGTTTGTTTTTAGAAGTCATTAGAGATAAAAGGAAGTATCAGGCTAaacatataatcttttatttttgctttacaAGCAAGTGATAAAAATGTCTATTTTGTTTGCAACATATGACTGTTTGTCATATTTCTAtccgtaataaataataatcaatcattaatatttcaatgaatattatcaattataaaataccagATATTTCTATTGTCGACTTAATGATCAGCACCACGAATGAatgtttttgcatttttcaaggaaatattttcaaggaaACGCATTACACACATTCATCCATTACAATTACtagtaataagaaaaaagatcgtgctaatttatcaaagtaatatttcattttaaatgttaaatacatttggtttttttgtgaaaataccTATTTAAGCGAAGGCATTTATGACATCGACGATATCAAATGACGTGTTCCACTAACGCGATTCGTAATTGATGTTACGATGGTCAATTGGCGCAAATAGCTCCGACGCGGGAAATATTCGGTTTTCGACATGTCCGGTTATTCAACGCGCGATTTCCCTGTAACGCTGCGCTGCACCCCCGGCTTGTCGTTTCtttctcctccccctccccctcaccATTTCCATGCATGAATATGTGCATTTGTTTTGTCCCGGCGCATGTTTCGTTTCATACATGCCCGCGCATGCCATTGTTTTCAATGCCCGAGCTCGACGAATCTGCGTCGGTCGGCACACTGTTTACGAATGAAAAATCCAGTCAATTTAGAGGAAACCGTAATTTTACACGCAGATGAAATCCCGCGAGATGCGAGTTTTTCAGCGATGACGATACCAAATGTAAAAactaaaatcataaaaactgATCAATAACGTTATTCTATAATGATACCATTTGTGTGCAAAGGGTAAAGTTTCGCTCATAAATTGCTTTCTGAGCTAGCAGGTCATCTGATATTATTCATGTTAAAGTTCTTTTATATCTGTGACACATATTATtagtaaacataataataataatatatgttaaaaacaagaaaaatatactgaAACATATAGTTAAGATATAGGGGCTAGCATATCTTGATATAATGTCAAtcgatttcaataaaaagattaatgtctttcttttatatttccaaGTATGTAATGATTATCATCTACTTCTAagatttaatagtttttttttcagatttctaGACGtcagaatttttaatgatgcATAGAgtgtaagaatataatataagcacttggatagatttatttttaaagtctgTGTGTAATTCAAACTTATATTTGTAATCACGCGTAAATTAGAAACTATACGCGACTTTATAGCTAAAATGTGTTGGCCATAAAAGGTACACAACCATAACGGCTTGCGTGAGTGCATGAGGATAGAACCGGTTTAACACCTTGTTGTATAACGGATTGAGATAGAATGAAAGTGCTCGTGATATCACGATCTTTGGGATTGGCATAACCAAGTTATGTAAACGCCTGTTTGTTTCTCCTAATCTTCCGTAcgcattttcttttgtaaagaaaaatacgcGAGCACTGCGTTAACTGCTGCTTTCGTTTCGACGCAATCATATTTTCTCCATTACATTCCGTTCTCCTCCATTACAcacacattaaaatttttcatttatataattcacataTGTAAAGGCAACCGCTTTTTATTAGAATGCGCAGTCATCGTTTCTTGTCATCCATAcatcaaaatcaattatatcttGACAATCATATCTTGatgaatgattataaaatgaattataaaataaattataaaatttattataaaaccgAAGAAATAAAGGAAACCGCGTCGTGCTTTATGCATTTATGTATTAGACCGAGCGGGGAGTTTCTTTGCCAAAAAGATGTGACGACGGCCCCGTCATTCGAACGCGTCGATGAATAAAACAGTATTGCCAGACTTTTTTTTCGTTCGATTCgcctatatttttttttatcgacttGGACACGTTTCACGCACATGTTCCGCACACGTACGGATTTCTCCACGTCgacgatattttttcatgttataGGATTTTATACTAACGGAAACGATGAAGTAGGTAGCACGTAACGCGTGTCATTCATCTCGTTCTGGATGCATGTACACCGCAAAACTTGGATTGACATGtcacatgcatacatacacgtacatatatacacagacAAACGCACGATCGAGCAGTATGCAGAGCACGCTAATCCCAGGAATATGTTGCTTAACTCTTGGTTAATTAACGCGACGTAAATTAATTCACGAGGTTATCTAATAAAccaatagatttattttcattgaaattggCAAATGACACAACGTACAACAGAATGtggtgaaataaaattacgaaacATTAACATTTATGTCATAGCAGACATCGCTGTTTACtatttgattttgaattttaaatatttatgtcatatttggaatttttaatatttatgtcatatttagatatatacgTGTTTgcgataatttgatattaacgttttttattattccatgTGAAATCacggataatataaatataaataaataaataatataaaaaataaataaataaatgttgttgaaataatttttttttacagaattagCGAAAATGGCGCATTACTCGTGCTAAAAGTGTTAATTGCTGTTCCATgacttttaacatttttgagaattctcgtctctctctctctctctctctctctctctctctctctctcgctcattCTCCCAAATGTTTCCGAGTATTTAGCCTGTTAGCCTCGTTCAAACTTATTTCACTGTTATGCTAAGCACAGGATACGGCGTACTCGAGAGCATTGTTTTTCTCTTAGCCTGGCAAATAACCGTTAAAAGGAACCGTTTGTGATAGCGTACGAAACACACGGAAATGCGCTATTACGGgcaagattaaaatttgagtTGTTACGGATACAAATTTCTACGTTGTGGCGCATCCTAAGTAGTCGAATATTTCTAGAAAGTAATATCTGCGCACTtcataatactatatatagattatcATGCACATTGTTATTAAACGACTATATTTGTAGCGTCCATGTGCTAATTTGGTAATAGGAGCTACAATAATTGCTGACGAGTTTCTCTCTCATAAATtacgcatttaattttattaaataagacaGCCATCACAATATTGCAAATTGTTTGtactaatcaaaatatatcatcatCTGAATTACCGATAtgataactttatattaattttctaggaactatttaattaacgcgaaaattttgtgttatgtaagtacaaaatttaatgattaaataaagcttgcatccaatatatataattaaaagcaattaattaatcttttaatgttAATGTTTTTCACAAATTAGCGAGAAGCACGATggatatttattgcaattattacataaactaaatttatatgtattaaacacttatacatatatatatatatatatatatatatatatatatatgtatagattcctgttatacatacatacatacatcatatctaaaaatattttatcatgtatcaaaatatatcatttatatataattatcgattatgtatataatgttgctgttataattttttaaaattaatataattaatataacttatttataaatgtaaatgtaataaaatttgattgaacgtttaatcatttttatgtattatagaaAAAGTTGCAGTATGCAAGttagtatatatgtaatgtaatatatgagATTAACCGTATTCTTGAACAATAATTCATTGACACAACCGGAttcacataataatatatcacatactacaaaatgtaaaaggtttctaatttttttttagagtaacgttataataatgaaactaattaaattaaagcattaaattgaaataaagagAAGGAATTTCATAGGAGTTTACATGAGACTGTACATTAACACGATTAAAACTAATGAAAAGTTGATTCTGTAGCCACATAAAAAGCTATTTCCGGCGGATCTGGTAATAATTTGAACGATCTTGGCGAACAGACTTTCCGTTTTTGCTATCTTCGGTTCGCGTACGTCACCCTTCAACACTCTGTCAATATCCGGATTGTAAAGGCACCGTTTCATTTCCAGATTATAAACGTAACCGAGTCGGCAAATGCAAGCGTAATGACCGGGCAGATTCAGGCAACTCTCGTTATTCAACATGCAATTGTGTGTGCCACGAACGCATTCGTTCACATCAACGCACAGCCCGAATCTAGAGGACCACTCGTGTCCAGGTCGTTGACATTCGCAACTCACGTTTATCTGATTTGCTCTGAGCGCATGGAAGTCGTGATTCTCGTCCCGGTTTAGCGTACACTTTCGATGCGCTGCAACAAATACGTCTCTGAGAGGGGAAAGATAACAAGGACGGTTAAGTGCACGCGTGACGCACGGAATGCAAACGAGCATGTGGAGCTCGGTGTGTGGTAAGACTTATAAAGCACCGGTTTGCCGCGTTTGTCATAAGACAAAACGAGAATTTCGTCTGTGGATTTACATGCTTTCAAAGCATATTTCACAATAACACGTTTTCGACTTATCAAGACACGTTATAATTAGATGATAATATCATCTCTAACAAGTCTCAACAGTCttataaagttaaaacatGATTGACAttaattctttgtttttaatgGCACATCCATCGTGCAGTGACAGTGTTTTTATCGACGTAATGGGGCGATACAATCACTGTATGTTTAATGAAACTAAATTTAACTATTAGCCaccgtaataaaatataggtGTTTGGGCGTGACACAGATATCCACGACAACACACCTGGTTGGTTCTCGGCATAACAAGGATTGCGTTCCGACTGAAAACAATCTTTCAGGTACCGAATGTGCTTCATGGGACAACAATGGTCCGGGCAGAAACTATACAGGGCGCAAGCGTACGGTTTCGTGTCATCCGCTCGTGGATCCTCATTATGAATGCCGTATTCATCCAAGCAGTTGGCGTGATTGTCGCAGGGCTCGCCAAAGGTAGCTAAGTCCGGAATGCCCAACATCGTGTACCAGCACATATAGTAACTGACAGTAGTACGCCATTGGAAGCGTTCTAAAAAAGTAGTATTTGACGATCGTCTCGCGTGCGTGTAATTAGGttattaatttgtcattaaattaatcaatttacatcgaaaatgattattttcctGACATTACAGATTgagcgtatatttttttgcatgaaaaaattattcataattattgaagCGTGTGTTAGTGGCACATATATGTCAAgcgaaaatttggaaaatttttccaCGCGTTTCTCTGTATGActgacaatttaaaaaaataaaaatatgatttattgcgaaattaaaaacgtttatatgtatatcgtaattataatatttacagtgAAAGCTCTTAGCgggattattttaattgcttaaCCTCACGCGTATCAAATTAACATGAAACATATGCTCTCTCGACTCGTAGCGTTAAGGatcgaattatatacattaatagcTGACCTCATCTCGAGCGAGTAAATGATAGGATCAAATCTGTCGCATAGTTTGATTATTCGAGCAGAAGACGATTTAGACGCTAGCATATGTAAATCAAGCTTAATGTCCCGGCGTGATTAGGGATGCTCACAGCAAATCGATGCACTTGCCGATTGGACCCTGAAATGGAACCATAGTGAGATTGTCTCGCCTTTGGGCTACCTGGCAGTCGCTTTGAGCGGCCAGGATCTGCTCGGTATTGTTCGCCAAGTTCCATTTCTGCTCTCTCATGATCGTAACGGTGTCATCCTCGCGCCTGAGGGCCGTGAGTTTAATAATCCTTTCGAGATATTTCAGGCACTCGATAAAACTCGCGTCGCAGTGTTTGCGCACCTCCCAATGCAGAGATCTCAGACCTGGTTTAGGGAATTCCTCATACGGCCTGCTAGTGACCTCTTCCACGCTCTTGTAATACCGGCGATCGAAGTCGTGAAACTTGTGGGAGCGAATGAAATAAGCCACGTCGCGAATCACTCGGTTCTTGTCTAAGCTAAAATCCGGTACGTCCGTTGATTCCGGATCCACGTCGGGCACATCGCTCACCCGTATGTTGTGATCCATAACCTGCTCTGTCATAGGTACTTTTGGTATGTCTACCTTGTCCTCATCTTCCGTTGTCGTTTCAAAATCAGCGACGGTGGATTTCATGGTAGTTTCGATTGTCGGTGGTGATAGCGTAGTGGTGGTGGTTATTGTTAGCGGTACACGAAAAACGATGAGTGAAACATAGATGATATATAGTACGTATTTTTCAAACTCcatcttgaattttttcttttcgtaaaAAGCTTTTGTTTTGTTACAAAGGCGGAATTCCACGTGAAATTTATCTTCATAGCTTTTTAACTTGTACAATTCTacttatacatgtatgtatatgtatatgatatcccttttttttaacagatttattataaatcttaaaaagagaagaatatttcataccagatttataataagtatattttttgcaaataaatgtatCTTGGCTGAACtgacattttcttttctcgtcgCATTACACGGAATATATTGGGCGGATAGCATGAGAAGCGCGATGCATCCTATTACTTGACGCGCAGATGCGCGTTCAAATTACTTGAATTGCGAGGAAGCCGCTGTCGCATATCCGTCTCCTTGCTGACGCTGAAAAGGCAAAATGAGAAGAAAGGGGATGCACGGGAAGAAGAACGAGAGTACAcggaaaaagttatattaagcCGTATCCATTGCACTCGGGCGTTATTCATCTCCCGGCATCGTCCACCGACTTACGGTTTACCTGCGAGTTCTCGCCAGTGTGGGTAAGTACCCTGTTATATTTCATTCAGCCGCGGCTTTATTCGGCCGGGTGACTCTGCGACCTCCCTTCAGTGCTTAGCGCGGGCTTACGGAAACTTCGTAAAGACTTCGTACAGCAACGCGTAATAAGAGGCACCTTCGCGAAACAAGGTGAATCAACTTAGCCGGCTCTCTCGAGAGCGACTACTTTAACCCTTCAAGAGTGCTATCGACTTTACTTCgtaaaatgtgttttatagTATACGGATGCTGATAAAAATCGTCTAAATAAAGTTAACTCCTTggaatttatcatatatcggATTATATACAGTATTACCAGACGAAAGAAAGTTAGTTtgactttatttttcacacattttcaattttcgaccatatataaaaatcaaaatatttaatataatcaattgtatttcgAGCTTTGATTTCttggaattttaaatatatatttactgacAATTTCAAGTAAATATCTACCTCTCCATAAAAAGGTGAACAGTCATGGATAGATAACTCTCATCGAATTTCGTACCTGGAGGTCCAGCGATCCTGAGAGATTCCGCgtggaagaaaaagagactgCGGACTGGCGCAGCCCCCCTAACTTCTCGCTCATCGTGTATTCCAGTCAGCACTTTCGAAAGACAGAGTAACGTTCAATCAGACGACAAAACTGGGTCAACATTTGCTCGGTGATCTGAGAAAACGGCGAAATACGCGCAC is part of the Cataglyphis hispanica isolate Lineage 1 chromosome 1, ULB_Chis1_1.0, whole genome shotgun sequence genome and encodes:
- the LOC126851502 gene encoding uncharacterized protein LOC126851502, translating into MEFEKYVLYIIYVSLIVFRVPLTITTTTTLSPPTIETTMKSTVADFETTTEDEDKVDIPKVPMTEQVMDHNIRVSDVPDVDPESTDVPDFSLDKNRVIRDVAYFIRSHKFHDFDRRYYKSVEEVTSRPYEEFPKPGLRSLHWEVRKHCDASFIECLKYLERIIKLTALRREDDTVTIMREQKWNLANNTEQILAAQSDCQVAQRRDNLTMVPFQGPIERFQWRTTVSYYMCWYTMLGIPDLATFGEPCDNHANCLDEYGIHNEDPRADDTKPYACALYSFCPDHCCPMKHIRYLKDCFQSERNPCYAENQPAHRKCTLNRDENHDFHALRANQINVSCECQRPGHEWSSRFGLCVDVNECVRGTHNCMLNNESCLNLPGHYACICRLGYVYNLEMKRCLYNPDIDRVLKGDVREPKIAKTESLFAKIVQIITRSAGNSFLCGYRINFSLVLIVLMYSLM